The Coffea arabica cultivar ET-39 chromosome 4e, Coffea Arabica ET-39 HiFi, whole genome shotgun sequence genome includes a window with the following:
- the LOC113741035 gene encoding protein NUCLEAR FUSION DEFECTIVE 4-like has product MRVRSYTEGVLKSHHTLAFLSGQGFLGLSGAVVIQVYDTLFEGNPCTFLLILALLPTLISILLMWLVKIDAAARTRDEKKYLNGFSVVSLVVAAYLMILIILENAVTLPLWSRIITFLVLLSLLSSPLGVACKAQSDSSLNLAYTSSVGTPLMDEAEPIKQETTSSQPANPVDIHPDDDEVQNKSGSEDMLNPGAELNLFQAMRTVNFWLLFIAMICGMGSGLATTNNISQIGQSLGYSTVERSTLVSLWSIWNFLGRFGAGYASDIFLHRRGWARPLLMALTLAAMTAGHVVIASGFSGNLFIGSVLVGVCYGSQWSLMPTITSEIFGVRHLGTIFNTIAVASPIGSYVLSVRVIGYIYDRHAAGEENTCYGKYCFISSFFILASVTLLGFLVALALFFRTRRFYSQLLIRWLRRAATF; this is encoded by the coding sequence CTTGTCTGGGCAGGGATTTTTAGGCTTGAGCGGAGCAGTTGTAATTCAAGTGTACGACACTTTGTTTGAAGGCAATCCTTGCACTTTCTTGTTAATCCTCGCACTGCTTCCTACTCTCATTTCCATCTTGCTTATGTGGTTGGTCAAGATTGATGCAGCAGCACGCACCAGAGATGAGAAGAAATATTTGAATGGCTTCTCTGTAGTTTCCCTGGTCGTTGCTGCCTACCTTATGATCCTAATAATCTTGGAAAATGCCGTCACTTTGCCACTATGGTCTCGAATCATTACCTTTCTTGTTCTCCTTTCTCTGCTGTCTTCACCCCTTGGTGTTGCATGTAAAGCTCAGAGTGATAGCTCACTGAACCTTGCATACACATCTTCCGTCGGGACTCCTTTGATGGATGAGGCTGAGCCAATTAAGCAGGAGACAACGTCGTCTCAACCTGCAAATCCCGTGGACATTCATCCTGATGATGATGAAGTTCAAAACAAATCCGGCTCTGAGGATATGCTCAACCCTGGAGCGGAGTTAAACCTCTTCCAAGCAATGAGAACTGTCAACTTCTGGTTGCTGTTCATTGCTATGATATGTGGGATGGGTTCAGGGCTGGCCACAACAAACAACATCAGCCAAATAGGACAATCTCTTGGCTACTCAACTGTCGAGAGGAGTACACTGGTTTCGTTGTGGAGCATCTGGAACTTTTTAGGCCGCTTTGGAGCTGGATATGCATCGGATATTTTCCTCCACAGGAGAGGCTGGGCAAGGCCTTTGCTCATGGCTCTTACGCTAGCAGCCATGACCGCTGGCCATGTGGTTATTGCTTCTGGATTTTCTGGGAACTTGTTCATCGGTTCGGTGTTAGTCGGTGTATGCTATGGCTCTCAATGGTCCTTGATGCCTACCATTACCTCCGAGATATTTGGAGTCCGACATTTGGGTACAATATTCAACACGATAGCTGTGGCCAGTCCCATTGGATCTTACGTCCTCTCTGTTAGAGTTATTGGCTACATTTATGACAGACATGCTGCAGGCGAAGAAAATACATGCTACGGCAAGTACTGCTTCATTTCATCTTTCTTCATCTTGGCATCTGTTACTCTCCTCGGATTCCTCGTTGCACTGGCACTATTTTTCAGGACGAGAAGGTTTTATTCCCAGCTTCTGATTCGATGGTTGAGGCGCGCTGCAACCTTCTAG